The genomic interval CAGTGTTTTATAAACCCAATAATAAATTAAGTCTGGAATGTGGTAAAGTAACTACTGTTTACaagacaacatacagtataaagcATATTTTTATGCTTcgtattaaaattaattttactgtgcaaaagtcttaggcaaagACAGTTATGTTTAAATGGTCTTCatattggtgtaaaactatgaaaTTATGTCAGCATGGCCATTTTAGTACCTTTCATTCCCCAAtgagtcaccccagtatttgctgCAACCATCGAATTCTCCCAGTACACCTTGTTTAGTTAATCAATATCATCCGTCTCGCATTTTCTATACACACTTGTCCTGTTTCGGGGTTTCGGAACCTATCCTGTAAGCTACGAGGGCAAGGCAGGGAatcacccaggatgggacacttACTGATCACAGGTTAATCAACATctcattaaattattttaactaattaagccAGTGGTGATATGACAGATACATGGAATGGCCGGGGTGCCcttgaggagaggtttgggaactgaatcggtgttcatctagccgtccaaccAGAtaccagtaactttttggagaacgcAAGAAATTCATCTtagttttattgtgttactgtatcttgtatatgttctaatgttaaactgtatttttttctgaagaaaTATTCATTTACTACACAGAAAAATagcttaaacattttctttctctaagacttttgcacagtactatattTATTGAATAACATTTCCAAACCAGAAGGGATTCTTCAGTAGTTTCACAATCCAAAATATATGACTCTTAATCACTCCAAGAAAGCCTTGGAAAAATGAACCAACAGACACGTTCATCCAGCATTTCTCGGGAGGTTCATAAAGCCATCAGGCTCTTGCTGTTACCGTCCTCATCCCCTACACTTGTTAACACTGACTGTTACGCCTCACAAGTTTCATCATGAGTTACGCCTGTAATGAACGACAGAACGTCCTGATTAAAATCTATATATTATGTAAGGGACTCGTGCTTTAAAAGAGAAACACACGCACGTTTTGGCACTTATTACACTATGGGAAATAATTACGGTCGGTGCTGTAAACGCACGCGTCTCAGGATCCGGGTGTCCTGGACACCTGGCAGAATTAATCGGCACAATTTGAGGAAGAAGGAGCCAGAGGGAGATAGAGGGGGAATGAAAGACGGCTCCATTAAGTCAAATCCGAGAGCGCACTCAAGACTGGAATTTAAGGGCTCTCTGGAATTAACCTGACGGAGGTGGGTAATGAGGGAGATGTAATGAAGACATAATTACAACTGCCCTTAAATTCCATTCtccagcagggggagggggCCCCTGCTCTAGCCAGACCCTGCGTACTCACCTTAGGGAAATGCAGCCGCAGGTCCTCCCATGCCTGCAGTAGATCGCGACCCGCAGATCACCCCGGCTCTCTCTGGACAAGGCTGCCGTGGGCGGCTGGCCACTGCACTTCACTGTTTGCTCACTCAGCTCACAGGCTGGAAAATTAATAAGGCACCACTGTAATCTACATCCCACCCACACTCCTCCTCTGCCCTTGATCCCCCCTCTTCTCCAAACAAGGTCACCTAGGTAACTATGTCttgggcggggtgggggtgggggtgggggttcatGCTGTACTTCTTTGGAAACCTTTCACAAATCGGGATTGTGTCGGGGATATCAGTCAGCTGACGAGTGACTGGGATAGGGCACTCTCTGATTCCGGCTCCTTCCCTGGGGGTATTTTATTGAGGATGAAAAAATAGGCAATCAACAAGGGTGTACAGCCTCTGGTCCaaacagcaacccccccccccatccctcatTTGCCGGAGGTGTGACTTGATGGGGCCGCTCAGCTCTTAATTGATACTATCGACCTTGTGCTGTCTGAGCTGTTTACCAGCTGGTTAGCTGAAGGCCAGTAAGCTCACGTCCACCTGAATCATCACAGGTGGGCAGGAAGTGATGTAAGTGATGCTGGAGGGGCTTCCGGAAAAGACCAATGGATTTGCAGCAACAATTCAATAAACAAATGTATATTCTGActcgaccactagcacacctcattTGGCTAATCAGTAACTCACTGACATTTTAAACTAACTAAATCAATTAACTTACTGAGCTAGTAATGATAcgtggaacggctgaggtgcccctgaggagaggtttgggaactgaagcagtgttcatctaaccatccaactagatatcagtaactttttggagaaacaAAATTCTAGTTAGTTTTGTTGTGCTACTCTTAACtggcatatgttctaatgttaaattattattattatttttgttcagAGCAAATTCACACTTATTACCAGATAAATGGCTAATCAGTTTCTCTGACTGCCTAACCTTTTtccacagtactgtacatacgTATATATGCTGGTAAAAATAAAGAGGTAAATTCAGAGTCTTATATCGTGACACACACTACCCAATAATGTCTTATGAAGGGATTCTTCCTGGTTACCATGAACTCTGACCTGTGCATGTCCGCATGTGTCTGCGTGGGTTTTCTCCGACTCCTTTTCCTGCAAAATACCCGTAAGATCCTGCCGACGTCGGATGACTCAGCTCGGATGAAGGCGGCAGAGTTAATTAAAAACCATAGGACACATTTCAGGCATCATCTTTTTATTATACTGAGGATGACTGTCCCACATTTTATTCCCATTTCCCGAGATTTACAGCACTTGATCAGCATTATGTATAATTCAGAAAGCCTCCATCAGACTCGCTCTGGAATAATGGGCCTTCTGATCTTCTCAGCCACCGGGCTGATGCACGTTACGAAAGTGTTACACCAGCGCATTACGACATGAGCCACATGCCTGAAACAAACACCAGCTACTCAAAAGCTTCCTTCACTCCCACATGATACCATTTCAATTATTACCAGTTTTATTTGCCAAAATTCTCTGTTAACTTAGTGAATCATTCACCGGCATGATTCCTTCAGATATATTTCCGTGAATTTTCTGAGCTGAGGCCATGGGAGATGGCTTTTCTCATCTACATACATACTCTAAAACACATgtgaaaagtttttaaaaaaatctccaTTGCTATCACAAAGGACAAAGTGACATATCCCTGTGTACATTCTTATAGCAGAAGGTTATATAACAAATAGACATATTAAAAGTCTTGTTCTTTACTATATCTTACTAATGCCAGACAAAAGACAATATTCTATCGACATAAATAGACAAAAATGCCACTCcacatataaacataatatatattatatgtttataatatataaacatatttgaAACTTcatgtaaatatatacatatatgacgtGCATATAAAGTAACATGCAAAGCACTGTCCAGGATAAACCGACCAAATAAAGCAAAACAATGAATGAACTAATCAACGAACTAATGAAGCCAGAAATGATCAACAGCAACTAGGTGTGACAAGGTGAATGGCGCCGCATGTTTTTCTGCACATCACTACTGGTGTTTAGCATTAAAAAGTCCATGACGTGAAACGTAGGGGCCAGCCTAGAGAACCAGTCCATGTGGATGGGACCCCAAAGCACGCTGCCAGCCGTTCAGGTGGTGTCGTTGGAGCTCTGGGTGGTGCTCTCCTCCGTCCCAACGCAGCTCCACTGTGGACACTGGCAGCACCTCATGTGCAGCCTTTCCACCAGATCCTTCAGGATGCGGTTCAACATCTTCCTGACTGTGGAGGAGGAGCAGTAGAAGATGATGGGGTCCAGGCAGGCGTTGAAGGTGCTGAAGAGCACAGCCTGTGCGCGCCACTTGGGACTCCCCCCGGTAACAAAGCCCACCACGTGAGTCAAGTTATAGGGGCCAAAGCACATGATgaagaccagcagtgttcccaACGCAAGCCCAATGGCGCGTTGTCTTCTGTGCGGGCTGATGTGAGGCAGTCTGGACAGAATATAGATGAACTTGATGTAGCAGAAGCTGCAGATGAGGAAGGGGATGCAGAAGAGAACCAGGAAGAGCTCCAGACGCACGGGCAGGAGGATCTTGAGCTGCTCCTTCGAGAAGTCCTCGTAGCAGACATTCTTGGGGATGGAGCTGTTTGCGCCGGTGTAATGCATGATGTAGACGATGCTGATGTGCGACATGGACACCACCCAGAAGAAGACGCTGGCTATGACGGCGTAGAGCGGCCGGCGGTTCAGCTTGTACTTTATGGGAAACGCCACGCCCAGGTAGCGCTCCACGCTGATGGCCGTGAGGAAGAAGGTGCTATTATAAATGGTGGTGTAGAAGATAAAACCAGAGAGCGGACACAGGAAGTAGGGCATGTTCCAATGCATGCCATCTGCCGCCTCTATCATTTTGCATGGCAggaagatgaggaagatgaggTCGGACACCGTCAGGTTAAGGAGGAGGATGTCGATGGGTGTGGGCTTCTGTTTCACCTTCAGAGTGAAGGTGTAGAAGGCCAAGACGTTGGCGGGCAGGCCCGTCACAAAGGTGATGATGTAGACTGCCAGTGAAAACTCATGACTCCAGTATTCTGTCATCTTGGAGCGGAAGGTGGACGATAACCTCTGCAGAGAAGAAGGGGAAATGGAAAGAGGCGTTATTTATTGGCCTGCCCGAGAAGTTCCCTTGCGAGCTGTTCACTTCCCAGGGAACCAGACTCGTTTAGTCAAGCTAGTTAGGTAACCAGTCTGTGAAGCGATAACACACTCTGTACAGCTTACAGATCTATGCAATCATCAACCTGATGTCTGTTCATACTTAAAACCTATAAGACTTATTTTGCAAATCCTTCAGGCTAAAGAACAATATTCAACCGGGGTCGCCGGCCGCTTATCGGGCGAAGCCTTCAAACGGCAGCGTATATCACTAAAACACAATGTTAGATATCGCAACAGCCTCTGTTAGCATTCAGCTTTCATCCAAGCTCAACAATGCATTTAATGGTTTCATCACAATAATTCAACATAAAATAGAGAGCGGTGATGGATGAGAAAGGAAATCTATGCAACGTACTGAACTGCCGTGATATGACCTTGCCTGCCAAATGGTAATCATAAAAATCAATATTTACCGATGCCGCCCAATGTTGCAACCTAGGTCAAGAAATGAGGGCTCACCTCATTACAGAAACTTCCCTGCCTTCCACTGGGTGGTATGCAACACTCTTAACCCTTCGAACACGGCTAGTTAGCCCAACAAAGTCACCACAAACCTAGAAGTCTGGCATCTGGCTCGCTTCCCAGACCTCTCATGCTTCGAGCATCCCTACATATCATGCGTGACACTGAGTGGCGACTGGCCGCACCAGACTGTCGCCGGAGGTAAACACACGCTCGTGCGAGCATTTACTCAAACGTCGATGCGGAGGGCTAATCGTTCACTTCAGGAAGCAAGGAGCCATACACAAGCTAAGACCACGCTGAAAGAGACAGCTATCTGTAAATCAAGAAGCCAAGTCGGACACCTTCAGGGGAAAAGAGCCCTCTTATTCGTTCTACCTGGTTGTCTGATGCTGCTTGGTAATAGCTGAGTGTGTCAACCCAACAAGCGCATGAAATGGGCTACATGCGGCTTGGTGCCCCCCTGCAAAAGCTGGTGCAAAAGGCGGCCTTTGGAAGGCGCCGGTTGTTTGGTTTCTTCTCTGTGATCCACGACGTGTTTGTTCATTAGAACAAACAATAAGCGTCACTAAAACATCGCTTGAGGAAACACAGATGTGAGAGAGGCTTTTGcgcatatatttacatatgaatAAATGCATATAGAGATCTATAGGATGTAAATAAGCCCCTTTTGACTGTCTGCCTCAGtacacagttatatattttACAGGGCTCTTGCATCAAAGGTCATCTATGCATTTCACACCCACACGCTCACTTTCACCCCTAGTGGCTCGTGATGAAAATTACATTACGTTTTATACATTATGTTATTCCATAAATCCTTTTATTTGTAAAacttgtatatttattgtaccTTAGTTCAGTGACTCAATTTACATTTGTATCAACTCTcactaaaatatattttcaaatgtgCTGGTAAATAATAAAAAGTTATGAGGAAACTTGcaatttaagaaaaatacaaaattaatcAGGGTGCttgacagaataaaaaaataacttgacTCTTTGCTTGTTCATTGATATGACAAATCCTTAATCACATAAACAATCCTtccaactggaaaaaaaatcaataaatcagCAATATGTTATAatttatattgcacattttcTCTAAAACGTTACCGTCTTTTAAATGGATGATGGTGTTTCAGGGCTTTGTATGAGCTAACAATCACAAAGTTCTGTAAGATCTTTCATCTTTTTAAATTAGAATTAAAGAATGGCATAAGGTTGTTAAGTGCTGAGTATCACGCCTGGCGCTGGTTCTGCTGTCTGGTGACGTTCTGCTTGAATATGCCTCGTGAAGGTATGGATCGGTCTCAGAGAAACGCGACGTACCTACAGCAGGCTGCCTCTCTCTGGCCTTCCTCCACGGCGACGCTGACAGTGCTCTGAGACCTCGGCACTGCTCGCTGTTTTATGGTGCAGCAGACATGTGACCTAACAGGACGACAATCACTGGCCTTCCCCACAGCGGGGAGCTCTCTCATGAGTGACAATCCAGTGCTGCAACTTCTCATGTTTATTGtcacatttgttttattttttaatttgtatttttttttttagtttttgcatTGTTGTTCATTGTTTTACATTTGCAGTTGATTTTGTTGTCTGTTGGGGTGTCATTAACCCTCCTCCGCCAAAAAAGCTAAGcatatccacacacacacatatagatgcacacatatgcaaatgtgCACCCCACTGCTCATGAGAGATGCAGTCTCCGCACTTTGTGCCCAGAAACTAGGACCATCTGAAGCCAGTATGAACTGAGTTTGATGGTGTGTTGTCCATATTATGCACTGCCTGTTTTACTATGATCAGAAATGGTGACTGCATTAAGGTGGTTATCACGAGTAAACTGTGTTATGAGGAAGCATGATCGTAACTGCAATGATATGTGCTCTTTGTACCAATGAGGAAAGTGCTCTTCCGCTGTTTTCTAGAATGTATCCTGTCATCTCTCAAAACTGATCACATGGTCtgatataaatatacatatatttatatttttacaaGGTATTGGTCTCAAAATAAGAAGTCGTAGTGTTTTTCAGGTTCATGAGATGatcagccccgcccccccccaccaaacagCTTGGCCAGCTCTCCGCTGTTCAGCTGCTGCGTGTCTGAGCACACGCTGTTTGCGGTCGTGGGGAaattccttccttccttctctACATCAAGCAAAAATGTGCAGACCAAAGTGAAGAAACATCCTTCTTATGGACAATGACACTGAAAAGAGATGAGTCTGCTTCTTCAGGTATAAAATCAGAGCCCATTGAATATTTGTTCTGGGACACACTGATCACACAGCGCTTCTCTCTTTTAGGGATTCATATTTGatcttttcttgtttttataattAGGTAAATATTCCCCATTGAGAAGCAATTTTCCAGGAAAAGCATTTAACTGTCCAGCTGCCTGTGTGTTTCTGAGTTTATTTCTACTCAGTTTAAGTTTATAAAAGGACAATGTGGCAGACCTGCGTCTCCAGGGACGTGAGGTGGAATCCCGCCCCCCCTCGCTGTGTTTGTCAGTTAGGTATTTCCAAATTGTCCATTATTGCATAACTCTGTTCCCTATGACGGCCTCTCACACAGGGAGTCCCCCTACCTAGTCATGTGACTCTGTACTGGAAGCAGGATTGGAACCACCCCCATAATTTTGACCGTTGCCAACCCCCCAGAtcaataatttttattattaccccccagcccccccaataATCCAGGTAATGCCATTGGTACCCCCACCCAGTGAAAAATCTTGGGTCTGGTCATCCAGTTTGTTCTTTTGCTGACCATGACTGGAAGACCAaattgaagatggatggattatcaAACTGAAGTAAATTTCTATCCAGAGAAGGACAGCAGTCACCTGATTCTCCTCCTCATGCTCAATGTGTTCCAGACGCCACACTTCACACACATCCCAAAATTAATCAGTTTTATCTAAAAGAGctagcagagtgatttcactgtgtgtatatctgtgtctatgtgtctgtgtacatCTGTGTGCAtgactgtgtctgtgactgtgtaCGTCTGTGTTTATGTCTGTGTCTAAGAGTCTATGTACATCTgcgtgtatgtctgtgtctgtgattccATGTGTCAGTGCATTTACGCAGCCACTGGGTGGTGTAAGAGAATGGTAGAGAAAAGAGGTGAATCCAAGAGATGCTTTTATTTAGTGgattttgaaataaatattttagaaTCTATATATATCCGTTATATACTACAAACAACAAGCCCATATGTAAACCCAACTGTGAATGAACAAGTAAGAACAATCAGATCCCACTAGGCAACCGAAATTCTGAATGAAAAACTCACATTAGAATGAGTCAAATTGAAGAAGTTGACCCTGGGACTTtgcacaggaagcacaggaagGGAACACCCCAAAGCAGAAGCAGTCACGTTTCATTCTGCCAATAACCAAGGGCAGATTTCTTCAAGTCTGCACTCGGGCAGATTCGAAAGCAGGGGTAAGAGCTTCTTTCCCATCAGAGGCAGTTTGCTTAATTCCAGAACATTATAATACTTACCATATTTATAGTACACAATAACACGTCAGTGAAGATCTACAGCGAAAAAGTCAACACTGCATTTTCCCCTGCATCTCCCGATTTCAAGAGGACATTCTACTCTTTCTGACAAGAGGCCTGTGCTGTAAAAAAGGCAGCAGGCTTTATGACGCGGTTAGATCAATACATTCCTAAAACTCATGTAGAATAAAAATCACACAAAGGGCAGATCTTTCTGCAAAAGAGCAGGGAACAGGGGTGGGCCCACAGCAAGTCATCGGTGATTATTTATATGAATGTGTCTCACTTGCCTGTTGAAATAATCCCCCAATTTTGACCTTTTTCTTGAGAATGTGGCACTTAAGCTCGGATTTAATGCAGGTGGCCTAATTTTGCTGTAAAACGGGGTGAGTGGAAACGTTGAGGCATGAGAAGCACTGTGTTGGGGTGATATATCCACTTTAACAAAAATGCAGAGAGGCGGGTGTAAAATGTGAGCAGAGCATAAAAAAATGGGGTCAGCCCAATTTTAAGAGCTTAAGATCTTTCGAATCCAGGAGGATGGTCCAGCTTCCCTTTGCTTTGCTAACAAGGACCCGTGAAGCAGAGCCAGAACGGTGCCGCTTTCCGACTGGTGTCTGATCCGGAGAGAACCCAAATCCCAGCACAAAGTGAGGGGTTAGCGGCTCTTAAGCTAAAAGGATTGTGCTGGGGGGATCGGATCCTCCAGGATTAGAGATCACAGCCTGGCAAGTGAACGGAGCAGGCATTGGGTACCTCTGCCTAGTCTGTTTAGCCTTTGTACTTAATTGATCAGGGCTACTGccttatatccatccatctatccatccggCCTCCAgctgtttatcctggtcagggtcaccgAGGGGCCTGGAGCCCGTCCCAGGGAGCACAGCGCATAAGGCACGAGTACACCCTGCATAGGATGCAATTTTTGCATCATATATGAATAGAAAATTGTTAATGTGGCTTGTTTGGTAAAAACAGAAAATTCTGTCCAAGCTATTACTTGGTCTGTGAACAGAGCTGTCAAACTGTACGTACGTAATTCTCTGTAGATAAGGatgagacacagacagagagatgctgtgtttgtgtgtaaggGTGAGAGGGAAACAGACTACATGTTTGTATTGTTGCCAGGGAAATAGCGACCACACTCAAAGAGTGAGTTTCATTTGGGGATGAATAGTACACAGACAGGGCCTCCCTCCCCTCAGCCTCTCCAGGGCAGCATCCAGCTGTCAAACACACAGATGCAGCCTCTAATCTCAGAAGAACTAGGCCATTGTGGCtgaatataatatttttttacgTTTACTTAGTAAATGCTTTAAACCGAAATGATGTACAAGTCAGGAAAGTCAGAGAGCAGGTTTAGCAGCCCTAGAGCAATGGGTAGGGGGGGGGAGACCTTGCAGATTGCTCTCCCAGACCTGGTATTCAAACTGGAACCCATCCAGTCATGACCACAGTGTCCCAACCCAGTGACACCCCCCTTCCGAGACAGAAGAAACAGAGGACAGCCTCAGCCAGTGTCCCGGAACAGTTGGGGTTAATGGCGGCACCGAAGGCTCTGTCACTGAAAAGATTACTCTGTCCAgtaatgggattcgaacccccaaaAGCTGGAACTAGAGCACGCCGACCTCACCTGCAACTTGGCTTAACACCGATAAAGTCGCCTTTGGCCCCAGAGCAAAAGAAGCCCTTGAGTTTGCTTACTTTCCTTTGAAGTACATGCAGTGACAAAACATGTGTCTGCAGGCTTGCGGTGTCATCGTCACGTGAGAGTTTAATTCCTCGGTACTGTGAGATCACCAAAGCCAGAGGTGACCCCAGGCCACAGCCTTGTGTAAAACATCTGAACACGGGCACCATGCTGGCCAAGTTTTCTTTCATTATTTAAACATCATGAAGGGATTTCAATTCATCACACTGTAGgtaatttaaataattcataacTGATATTATATGCAACATTTTAAAGACCTTGTCTCCCCATGCCTGTATCTATGGACaatgtctatttcagtttagctCAGATGTGGACGGGCAGACATTAAGCATTGTCTTATTCGGTGACAcgagggcacaaataatgtagtagtacactcttacttaatgcattaattaatcacaacttcatcattaatcaatcaataCAGTTCATGCATTTCATGCAGGATCtatattagttcatgatttgttcttgagtatttGAGCCCCCTCATGTGGTGTTAACTCTTATTCTTATTCACAGCATCATGAGTCTGGAGGACTAAAAAGGAATGCCAAGAGCAAGGGCATACGGTCTTGGAGACTTCTTCAGCATCTGCTGCCCTCTAGAGGCAAACCATTGTATGACCCAGGCTGCATTGTGAATGCTCCTGGGTGAAATGGGGGACAGGAAAGCATCGATCATGTTAGTTCTGTCCAAACCAGGCATTGTTATGAAATATCAGCTGCGTGGTTCTTAAATACAAATATGAGAACTGGCCTCAAGCCAAGACTGGCCCTTTCTCGGTGGCTGATGTGGACGTTGGCTGTCGATGGGTATGTGGcgtcctcctccccccccccccccccccccccggtaagCAAAATGTATCGCTTGACTGTAGGAGACCCAagtttttaatcccagtccagccccgTCTCTGTGGCGTTTTTGCTTATGGATGTTACCATTGCTTTTCTTTCACGTGTATTCCCTTCATTGAATAACATTTAAAagttcattcattttctgtacccactt from Paramormyrops kingsleyae isolate MSU_618 chromosome 9, PKINGS_0.4, whole genome shotgun sequence carries:
- the LOC111844494 gene encoding free fatty acid receptor 2 translates to MTEYWSHEFSLAVYIITFVTGLPANVLAFYTFTLKVKQKPTPIDILLLNLTVSDLIFLIFLPCKMIEAADGMHWNMPYFLCPLSGFIFYTTIYNSTFFLTAISVERYLGVAFPIKYKLNRRPLYAVIASVFFWVVSMSHISIVYIMHYTGANSSIPKNVCYEDFSKEQLKILLPVRLELFLVLFCIPFLICSFCYIKFIYILSRLPHISPHRRQRAIGLALGTLLVFIMCFGPYNLTHVVGFVTGGSPKWRAQAVLFSTFNACLDPIIFYCSSSTVRKMLNRILKDLVERLHMRCCQCPQWSCVGTEESTTQSSNDTT